One part of the Kryptolebias marmoratus isolate JLee-2015 linkage group LG13, ASM164957v2, whole genome shotgun sequence genome encodes these proteins:
- the LOC108248409 gene encoding von Willebrand factor A domain-containing protein 7-like: MFWLTGLCFLLLQTGLHGFHITGHSFTHQVITERALLNVTIQVCRAVALSEGKDFSFPETPLSGHSVAAACEAPKSLKTFLKTITRIVYENVDIFFLSNASYHCDDERLTDGQKLITDGLSAIKAANSQQNFASATSTLGRVLHTLQDFYSHSNWVELGNNAPNSNMIRANANIGTIAEATRATCRSCVGDDCTNNILEDILNEKILTSGYFAVFSSKKLSGKCSHGGFVDRTSRTEPTGGINKDSFTSEHGHLHRQAADVAIAATNELLEDIRGAAGDKPFLQMMGLFRGKALCFAIDTTGSMSDDIEAVKTVTSSIIDRKVGTQDEPSVYILVPFNDPGFGPLMMTTDLELFDTYIDSLTAIGGGDFEELSLSGLQLALTGSPPCSEIFVFTDATAKDAFLRNAVIALIESTKSTVNFLLTNVLPRRRRRVDGDRLVNQVALSEGFQLYRDLARASGGQVIQVTKSQLFEATSVIRESISISLALLLQAARDPGKTENFTFVVDESVTNLIIYITGTSVDFTLIDPSGMIQDETNPTGSSIISYQSVGNFQTLQLQAQVGVWVIRMVSTNPYNLKVVGETSVIT, from the exons ATGTTTTGGTTGACTGGGTTGTGTTTCCTGCTCCTGCAGACTGGACTTCATGGTTTCCACATAACAG gacaTTCTTTCACTCACCAAGTCATCACAGAGAGAGCCCTCCTAAATGTCACAATACAAGTGTGCCGTGCTGTGGCTCTGTCTGAGGGCAAGGACTTCTCCTTTCCT GAAACGCCTCTGTCTGGTCACTCTGTTGCTGCTGCATGTGAAGCACCAAAATCACTGAAAACTTTCCTCAAAACCATCACAAGGATAGTGTATGAGAACgtagacattttctttttgtctaatGCAAGTTATCACTGTGACGACGAGAGGTTAACAGACGGACAGAAGTTAATTACAGATGGTTTGTCAGCCATAAAAGCTGCCAACAGCCAACAGAACTTTGCTTCAGCAACATCCACTCTGGGAAGAGTTCTCCACACCTTACAG GATTTCTACAGTCACAGTAACTGGGTGGAACTGGGCAACAACGCTCCAAACTCCAATATGATCAGAGCCAATGCCAACATTGGAACCATAGCAG AAGCAACAAGAGCAACATGTCGCAGCTGTGTCGGAGATGACTGCACTAACAACATTTTGGAGGACATCTTGAATGAAAAGATACTTACTTCTGGatattttgctgtgttttcctcCAAAAAATTGTCAG GAAAATGCAGCCATGGAGGTTTTGTTGATCGAACAAGTAGGACTGAGCCTACAGGTGGGATCAACAAAGACTCTTTCACCTCTGAACACGGACATCTCCACAGACAAGCAGCAGATGTGGCGATAGCTGCGACCAacgagctgctggaggacattcGAGGGGCTGCCGGGGACAAACCATTTCTTCA GATGATGGGACTCTTCAGAGGTAAAGCCCTTTGTTTTGCAATTGACACGACAGGAAGCATGAGTGACGACATCGAAGCAGTAAAGACGGTTACATCTTCAATAATCGACAGAAAAGTGGGAACACAGGATGAGCCCTCAGTTTACATTCTTGTACCTTTCAACGATCCAG GTTTTGGGCCACTGATGATGACAACAGACCTAGAACTTTTCGACACTTACATCGACTCACTAACAGCAATTGGAGGCGGAGATTTTGAAGAACTTAGTCTTTCAGGACTTCAG CTGGCTTTAACTGGCTCCCCTCCTTGTTCTGAGATATTCGTCTTCACGGATGCAACGGCTAAAGACGCATTCCTGAGAAACGCAGTGATTGCTCTCATAGAATCAACAAAATCAACG gtgAACTTCTTGCTAACTAACGTACTGCCTCGTCGCCGAAGACGAGTTGATGGCGACCGACTAGTAAACCAAGTGGCATTGAGTGAAGGCTTTCAGCTGTACAGAGACCTGGCTCGGGCTTCAGGAGGTCAGGTTATCCAAGTCACAAAAAGTCAGCTGTTCGAGGCCACCAGCGTCATAAGAGAATCCATCAGCATCTCTCTG GCTCTGCTTTTGCAAGCAGCCAGGGACCCTGGAAAGACTGAAAATTTCACATTTGTCGTTGATGAGTCTGTAACAAACCTGATCATTTACATCACTGGGACTTCTGTTGATTTCACACTCATCGATCCTTCAG GTATGATTCAAGATGAAACCAACCCAACAGGATCATCGATCATTTCATATCAGTCAGTGGGAAATTTCCAGACTCTGCAGCTACAAGCACAAGTGGGAGTTTGGGTAATAAGAATGGTATCGACAAATCCCTACAATCTGAAGGTTGTAGGTGAGACCTCTGTCATTACATGA